GACTACCCGCCGGCGATCTCGAACATTGGCACAGCCTACTTTCTCGCTGGCGACGCCACCCGCGCTGAGGCCTTTTTATTGCGCGCGGTCCAGCTTGCGCCAAACCATGCCTCGTATCGCGCAGCGTTGGCGGACATTTACACCAGCCAGGGAAGGTTGAGCGCTGCCGAGGAGCAGCTTCTCAAGGCCCAGCAGATCGCCCCCAACAACAGGGACATCCAAAACCGACTTCTCTGGCTCCGTCGCCAGCAGGGTGACATACTCAATGGCGACTGTTTCTTAAACATGTCCCCCGCGACGAGAGGAACCGCATCGCGGAATAGGATGTTTGTACTTAAGGAACTCGAGGATGACCGAAGTGGCGCGCCTCGTCTGATAACGGCGTCTAGTGTTACTTGATAGCATGTGCCATGCCTTATGGGTCGGAAGTGAGGGGATCATTCAAGTGTGGTGTGTAGCTGGGCTTTTTTTGTGCGTATAATCTACCACAATGGTGGATTTCATCTCGCTACGAAAACAGGACTCCTTGCGGTGTTGACAGTAATTCTCACCACAGTGCCTTGTCTGGCCGCCACTGATTCCCTTTACGCAGAAGTGA
The genomic region above belongs to bacterium and contains:
- a CDS encoding tetratricopeptide repeat protein; this translates as DYPPAISNIGTAYFLAGDATRAEAFLLRAVQLAPNHASYRAALADIYTSQGRLSAAEEQLLKAQQIAPNNRDIQNRLLWLRRQQGDILNGDCFLNMSPATRGTASRNRMFVLKELEDDRSGAPRLITASSVT